The following coding sequences lie in one Myxococcus xanthus genomic window:
- a CDS encoding YiiX/YebB-like N1pC/P60 family cysteine hydrolase, translating into MSAAPLLLAWLTLASTPAAAPPPVHDVFALDEAAFVAQAQTDLALLERHVRGLRGLQEAVKQSRAVYLQKQSVPYTPDQKQLLLSTWAAFFDYFVSVEVIRQRYWDFVKVPAHAHPKKHAWGFLLTHGALTTELAHGLTYAELTLGKKQLEVLLDEPAPEYGLPSRAFARFKDKAIHVSTSTQLLTGDGYKEQLRPLLVKAGALDAPRVPWLLQEMKHNSKVAKGLLTRRGATLFAKATVDLTADTAQRAFFPVQRAVAEWMGDTRVRRVGQPLISREQALSLLEKMEPGDIVVARQNWYLSNIGLPGFWPHAELFIGTPAQLGAYFDEDSDVKAWVATLPGAPGSLTQHLARAFPAKWAEYSGNDAHGDPLRIIESISEGVSFTGLEHGMRVDYLGVMRPRLSRLEKARAIVRAFTFQGRPYDFDFDFFSDQTLVCTELVWKSYAPAGDMAGLRIPLVSVAGRRTLPANELVRLFDAEYGREDRQLDFVAFLDGREAEGNAREADATAFRYSYRRAKWDIAQE; encoded by the coding sequence ATGTCCGCCGCGCCCCTGCTGCTTGCCTGGCTCACGCTCGCCAGTACGCCCGCCGCCGCCCCGCCGCCCGTCCATGACGTCTTCGCCCTGGACGAAGCGGCCTTCGTCGCCCAGGCCCAGACCGACCTCGCGCTGTTGGAGCGCCACGTCCGGGGCCTGCGCGGGCTGCAGGAGGCCGTGAAGCAGTCGCGCGCCGTGTACCTGCAGAAGCAGAGCGTGCCGTACACGCCGGACCAGAAGCAGCTGCTGCTCAGCACCTGGGCGGCCTTCTTCGACTACTTCGTGTCCGTGGAGGTCATCCGCCAGCGCTACTGGGACTTCGTGAAGGTGCCCGCCCACGCGCATCCGAAGAAGCACGCCTGGGGCTTCCTCCTCACCCACGGCGCGCTCACCACGGAGCTGGCCCACGGCCTCACCTACGCGGAGCTCACCCTGGGCAAGAAGCAGCTCGAGGTGCTGCTGGACGAGCCCGCGCCCGAGTACGGCCTGCCCTCGCGCGCCTTCGCCCGGTTCAAGGACAAGGCCATCCACGTCTCCACCAGCACGCAGCTGCTCACGGGGGATGGGTACAAGGAACAGCTCCGCCCGCTGCTGGTGAAGGCCGGCGCGCTGGACGCCCCGCGCGTGCCCTGGCTGCTGCAGGAGATGAAGCACAACAGCAAGGTGGCGAAGGGACTGCTCACCCGGCGCGGCGCCACGCTCTTCGCCAAGGCCACGGTGGACCTGACGGCGGACACCGCGCAGCGCGCCTTCTTCCCCGTGCAGCGCGCGGTGGCCGAATGGATGGGCGACACCCGCGTGCGCCGCGTGGGCCAGCCGCTCATCTCCCGCGAGCAGGCCCTGTCCCTGCTGGAGAAGATGGAGCCCGGCGACATCGTGGTGGCCCGGCAGAACTGGTACCTCTCCAACATCGGCCTGCCGGGATTCTGGCCACACGCGGAGCTCTTCATCGGCACGCCCGCCCAGCTTGGCGCGTACTTCGACGAGGACTCGGACGTGAAGGCCTGGGTGGCCACCCTTCCCGGCGCACCGGGCTCGCTCACCCAGCACCTGGCGCGCGCCTTCCCCGCCAAGTGGGCCGAGTACAGCGGCAACGACGCGCACGGCGACCCCCTGCGCATCATCGAATCCATCAGCGAAGGCGTGTCCTTCACCGGCCTGGAGCACGGCATGCGAGTGGACTACCTGGGCGTCATGCGCCCGCGCCTGTCCCGCCTGGAGAAGGCTCGCGCCATCGTGCGCGCCTTCACCTTCCAGGGCCGCCCGTATGACTTCGACTTCGACTTCTTCTCCGACCAGACGCTCGTGTGCACGGAGCTGGTGTGGAAGTCCTACGCTCCCGCGGGCGACATGGCGGGCCTGCGCATCCCCCTGGTCAGCGTGGCTGGCCGCCGCACCCTGCCCGCCAACGAGCTGGTCCGCCTCTTCGACGCGGAATACGGACGCGAGGACCGGCAGCTGGACTTCGTGGCCTTCCTGGACGGCCGGGAGGCGGAAGGCAACGCCAGGGAGGCGGACGCCACCGCTTTCCGTTACAGCTACCGCCGTGCCAAGTGGGACATCGCCCAGGAGTAG
- a CDS encoding DUF2795 domain-containing protein, which yields MAYGLAEDPALSITPHLDAVEYPVEREQLAAAAADAGAPPDVINLFKCLPRREYATREAVQRDLSEASRRSALGGSRDDDDGVNRDRRNIGRDAVEDAPDGQTRHP from the coding sequence ATGGCTTATGGACTCGCGGAGGATCCAGCGCTCTCCATCACCCCGCACCTCGACGCGGTGGAGTACCCCGTCGAACGGGAGCAACTGGCGGCGGCTGCCGCTGACGCAGGCGCCCCCCCCGACGTCATCAACCTCTTCAAGTGCCTGCCGCGCCGCGAGTACGCCACCCGCGAGGCCGTGCAGCGGGACCTCTCCGAGGCGTCCCGTCGCTCCGCCCTGGGGGGCTCGAGGGACGACGATGACGGGGTGAACCGGGACCGCCGCAACATCGGGCGGGACGCGGTGGAGGATGCACCGGACGGCCAGACGCGTCATCCGTGA
- a CDS encoding CoA-binding protein, translating into MSWEQNLIEDEAGVERVVKSARRVAVLGIKTEQQSGQPAYYVPDYLARSGVEVVPVPVYYPDVTHILGKPVFRRLTDVPGGLDLVDVFRRPQDIDGHVDELIAKKPKAVWFQSGIRNDAAAEKLAKAGIQVVQDRCLMVDHRRYGGR; encoded by the coding sequence ATGAGCTGGGAGCAGAACCTCATCGAGGACGAAGCGGGTGTGGAGCGCGTGGTGAAGAGTGCCCGGCGGGTGGCGGTGCTGGGCATCAAGACGGAGCAGCAGTCAGGGCAGCCGGCCTACTACGTGCCGGACTACCTGGCGCGCTCGGGCGTGGAGGTGGTGCCCGTGCCCGTCTACTACCCGGACGTGACGCACATCCTGGGCAAGCCGGTGTTCCGGCGGCTGACGGACGTGCCCGGCGGCCTGGACCTGGTGGACGTCTTCCGCAGGCCGCAGGACATCGACGGGCACGTGGACGAGCTCATCGCCAAGAAGCCGAAGGCGGTGTGGTTCCAGTCCGGCATCCGCAACGACGCCGCCGCGGAGAAGCTGGCGAAGGCGGGCATCCAGGTGGTCCAGGACCGCTGCCTGATGGTGGACCACCGCCGCTACGGCGGGCGGTAG
- a CDS encoding SirB1 family protein has protein sequence MARERLVSALAAEPPRLDLAALAIATLDKPLLDAPGCLHMLDVLACRVQVEAERLSEKGEVLAPLRALRHVLADIEGFRGNEDDYHSPENSFLDQVLERKLGLPITLSVVYLEVARRAGIPLYGVPFPGHFLVAHDAGDHKLLMDPFHQGDILTEHGCEELLKRVAPQLKFDRNMLAPAPVELITYRMLSNLRRVYLGREDCERGLAVVDLLLLLAPDHPGELRTRAALLSSLGAYRAALKDVERCLELSPEAPDRDRLEMTARELRERAALLN, from the coding sequence TTGGCGCGAGAGCGTCTGGTGTCGGCCCTGGCCGCGGAGCCCCCGCGGCTGGACCTAGCGGCGCTGGCCATCGCCACGCTGGACAAGCCCCTGCTGGACGCCCCGGGGTGCCTGCACATGCTGGACGTGCTCGCGTGCCGGGTCCAGGTGGAAGCGGAGCGGCTGAGCGAGAAGGGCGAAGTCCTGGCGCCGCTGCGCGCCTTGCGCCACGTGCTGGCGGACATCGAGGGCTTCCGCGGCAACGAGGACGACTACCACTCCCCGGAGAACAGCTTCCTGGACCAGGTGCTGGAGCGGAAGCTGGGGCTGCCAATTACGTTGTCCGTCGTCTACCTGGAGGTGGCGCGTCGCGCGGGCATCCCCCTGTACGGCGTCCCCTTCCCCGGCCACTTCCTGGTGGCGCACGACGCGGGGGACCACAAGCTGCTCATGGACCCGTTCCATCAAGGGGACATCCTCACCGAGCACGGCTGCGAGGAGCTGCTCAAGCGCGTGGCGCCGCAGCTCAAGTTCGACCGCAACATGCTGGCGCCCGCGCCGGTGGAGCTCATTACGTACCGGATGCTGTCCAACCTGCGGCGCGTGTACCTGGGCCGAGAGGACTGTGAGCGCGGGCTGGCGGTGGTGGACCTGCTGCTGCTCCTGGCGCCGGACCACCCGGGCGAGCTGCGCACCCGTGCCGCGCTGCTCAGCAGCCTGGGTGCCTACCGCGCGGCGCTGAAGGACGTGGAGCGCTGCCTGGAGCTTTCGCCCGAGGCCCCCGACCGCGACCGGCTGGAGATGACGGCTCGCGAGCTGCGGGAGCGCGCCGCGCTGCTCAACTGA
- a CDS encoding NUDIX hydrolase, which yields MAREVKPWRRLRRGLEHDFSVARVREDWWADPRTGHEHPRVRVDCADWVNVIAVTPDAQLVLVRQFRFGVEASTLELPGGIVEPGEAPERAAARELEEETGYVPGRMVPVGQVHPNPAFQGNVCFNFLALDCVKRHEGRQDAGEDIAVELHPRADLPRLILEGHISHSLVVAAFFQERLLSESK from the coding sequence GTGGCTCGAGAGGTGAAGCCCTGGCGCCGGCTGCGGCGAGGGCTGGAGCATGACTTCAGCGTCGCCCGGGTGCGCGAGGACTGGTGGGCGGACCCACGCACGGGCCACGAACACCCACGCGTGCGCGTCGACTGCGCGGACTGGGTGAACGTCATCGCGGTGACGCCGGACGCGCAGCTCGTGCTGGTGCGGCAGTTCCGCTTTGGCGTCGAGGCATCCACACTGGAGCTCCCCGGTGGAATCGTGGAGCCGGGTGAAGCGCCGGAGCGGGCCGCGGCGCGCGAGCTGGAAGAGGAGACGGGCTACGTGCCGGGCCGAATGGTGCCGGTGGGCCAGGTGCACCCCAACCCCGCGTTCCAGGGCAACGTGTGCTTCAACTTCCTCGCGCTCGACTGCGTGAAGCGGCACGAGGGGCGGCAGGACGCGGGCGAGGACATCGCCGTGGAGCTGCACCCGCGCGCCGACCTGCCGCGCCTCATCTTGGAAGGACACATCTCCCACTCGCTGGTGGTGGCGGCCTTCTTCCAGGAGCGCCTGCTCAGCGAGTCGAAGTAG
- the moaC gene encoding cyclic pyranopterin monophosphate synthase MoaC, with the protein MKMVDVGGKPKTGRVAVATALLRMLPDTRERILAGKVEKGDVLAAARLAGIMAAKRTPDFVPLCHPIALSGVEVTLAPEDAGLRVRVQVKTVDRTGVEMEALTAACAAALTVYDMCKSVDRGMVLDAVQLEHKSGGRSGTWRREEATPAEAAAPRRRTRAKKAR; encoded by the coding sequence ATGAAGATGGTGGACGTGGGGGGGAAGCCGAAGACGGGCCGCGTGGCCGTGGCCACCGCGCTGCTGCGGATGTTGCCCGACACGCGCGAGCGCATCCTGGCGGGGAAGGTGGAGAAGGGGGACGTGCTGGCCGCGGCGAGGCTCGCCGGCATCATGGCCGCCAAGCGCACGCCGGACTTCGTTCCGCTCTGTCACCCCATCGCGCTCTCGGGCGTGGAGGTGACGCTGGCGCCGGAGGACGCGGGGCTCCGGGTCCGCGTGCAGGTGAAGACGGTGGACCGCACCGGCGTGGAGATGGAGGCGCTCACCGCGGCCTGCGCGGCGGCGCTGACCGTCTATGACATGTGCAAGAGCGTGGACCGCGGCATGGTGCTGGACGCGGTGCAATTGGAGCACAAGTCCGGTGGGCGCTCCGGCACGTGGCGGCGGGAGGAGGCCACGCCGGCTGAGGCGGCTGCGCCGCGACGTCGGACGCGCGCGAAGAAGGCCCGCTGA